One segment of Acidimicrobiales bacterium DNA contains the following:
- the meaB gene encoding methylmalonyl Co-A mutase-associated GTPase MeaB, with translation MAAPDVDALAKGVVAGDRRALARAITLVESRRPDHRRDANDLMSRVIAGTGKAVRVGISGAPGVGKSTFIEAFGTHLTAAGHQVAVLAVDPSSQRSGGSILGDKTRMGRLARDPRAFIRPSPAGRTLGGVARRTREAMLLCEAAGFDVVLVETVGVGQSELAVADLVDLFVLLVSPGGGDELQGIKRGIMELADLVLVTKADGDLAAAARHACADHNKALQLLRPHRRSISPTALLVSSTEETGIDEVWDTLAASHAELQSSGELDEVRAHQGRAWLWSEVTEALTDRFRADPDVAAALAGAETAVETGSESPVAAAERLLDLFHRP, from the coding sequence ATGGCTGCACCTGACGTCGACGCCCTCGCCAAGGGGGTTGTCGCAGGCGACCGGCGGGCGCTGGCACGGGCCATCACCCTGGTCGAGTCACGCCGTCCCGACCACCGCAGGGATGCCAACGATCTCATGAGCCGGGTGATCGCCGGCACCGGCAAGGCCGTGCGCGTGGGCATCTCGGGCGCGCCCGGCGTCGGCAAGTCGACGTTCATCGAGGCCTTCGGCACCCACCTCACCGCGGCGGGACACCAGGTGGCCGTGCTGGCCGTCGACCCGTCGAGCCAGCGCTCGGGCGGTTCGATCCTGGGTGACAAGACCCGCATGGGACGGCTGGCGCGCGACCCGCGGGCTTTCATCCGGCCCTCGCCCGCGGGCCGGACTCTCGGCGGGGTGGCCCGACGCACCCGCGAAGCCATGCTGCTGTGCGAAGCAGCCGGGTTCGACGTCGTGCTGGTCGAGACGGTCGGGGTCGGCCAGAGCGAGCTGGCCGTGGCCGACCTCGTCGACCTGTTCGTGCTGCTGGTCTCGCCCGGCGGCGGCGACGAGCTGCAAGGCATCAAGCGCGGGATCATGGAGCTCGCCGACCTGGTGTTGGTCACCAAAGCCGACGGCGACCTCGCTGCCGCAGCGCGCCACGCATGTGCCGACCACAACAAGGCGCTTCAACTCTTGCGCCCGCACCGCCGCTCGATCTCGCCCACGGCGCTGCTCGTGTCGTCGACCGAGGAGACCGGCATCGACGAGGTGTGGGACACCCTCGCCGCGTCGCACGCCGAACTGCAATCGAGCGGCGAGCTCGACGAGGTGCGGGCCCATCAGGGCCGGGCCTGGCTGTGGAGCGAGGTCACCGAGGCGTTGACCGACCGCTTCCGCGCCGACCCCGATGTCGCGGCGGCGCTGGCCGGCGCGGAGACAGCAGTCGAGACCGGATCCGAGTCGCCCGTCGCCGCGGCGGAGCGACTGCTCGACCTGTTCCATCGCCCGTAG
- a CDS encoding alkaline phosphatase family protein: MPGPNVLFITVDQWRGDCLSALGHPVVETPNLDRLAARGVLFANHWASTAPCGPSRASLHTGMYLMNHRSVNNGTPLDARFTNVALEAAKVGYDPVLFGYTDTSVDPRTVTDPTDPRLFDYESVLPGFTEVVRLRGDTRDTWAAWLGEHGVDVSDDPMELYEPIPDYPGASEHATSWAPARFPAELSESAFLTDSIIEWIDRHRADRGEAPWFVHGAYLRPHPPHRAAEGYHDRYDPADGPAFRRHPDRDAELAAHPVLGLAAQLFGAPDERELRQLRATYWGTMTEVDHHLGRLFDHLDAIGAADDTVVVLTSDHGDQLGDHWFTEKLGWFDESYHVPMLVADPRPAADTARGTRIDAFTEAVDVMPTILTAMGADVPLQCDGHPLQPFLHGESPHLAGGWRDAAHVQWDFREGLAMLLAGRPGLTQEDCNLDVLRTRRHKYVHVADGTSVLYDLDTDPDQLNDVSADPAYAPVLADLRGQLLEWHMRHAERTLTGEAITPMGVVTRREPRR; the protein is encoded by the coding sequence GTGCCCGGCCCGAACGTGTTGTTCATCACCGTCGACCAGTGGCGCGGCGACTGCCTCTCCGCGCTGGGACATCCGGTCGTCGAGACCCCGAACCTCGACCGGCTCGCGGCACGGGGCGTGCTGTTCGCGAACCACTGGGCATCGACGGCCCCGTGCGGTCCCAGCCGGGCCTCGCTCCACACCGGCATGTACCTGATGAACCACCGGTCGGTGAACAACGGCACCCCGCTCGACGCCCGATTCACCAACGTCGCCCTCGAAGCCGCCAAGGTCGGCTATGACCCCGTGCTGTTCGGCTACACGGATACATCGGTCGACCCGCGCACCGTCACCGACCCGACCGACCCCCGACTGTTCGACTACGAGTCGGTGCTGCCGGGCTTCACCGAGGTGGTCCGCCTCCGGGGCGACACGCGTGACACCTGGGCGGCCTGGCTCGGCGAACACGGCGTCGACGTCTCCGACGACCCGATGGAACTGTACGAGCCGATACCCGACTACCCCGGCGCCAGCGAGCACGCCACCTCATGGGCGCCGGCGCGCTTCCCGGCCGAGCTGAGCGAGTCCGCCTTCCTCACCGACTCGATCATCGAGTGGATCGACCGCCACCGCGCGGATCGGGGCGAGGCGCCGTGGTTCGTGCACGGCGCGTACTTGCGGCCGCACCCGCCCCATCGTGCGGCGGAGGGCTACCACGACCGCTACGACCCCGCCGACGGCCCCGCCTTCCGTCGCCATCCCGACCGCGACGCCGAACTGGCGGCGCACCCGGTGCTCGGCCTCGCCGCCCAGTTGTTCGGCGCGCCCGACGAGCGCGAGCTGCGCCAGCTACGCGCCACGTACTGGGGCACCATGACCGAGGTCGACCACCACCTCGGTCGCCTCTTCGACCACCTCGACGCCATCGGCGCGGCCGACGACACCGTGGTGGTGCTCACGTCGGACCACGGTGACCAGCTCGGCGACCACTGGTTCACCGAGAAGCTCGGCTGGTTCGACGAGAGCTACCACGTGCCGATGCTCGTGGCCGACCCCCGGCCCGCCGCCGACACGGCGCGCGGCACCCGGATCGACGCGTTCACCGAGGCTGTCGACGTGATGCCGACGATCCTGACGGCGATGGGTGCCGACGTCCCGTTGCAGTGCGACGGGCACCCGCTCCAACCGTTCCTGCACGGCGAGTCCCCCCACCTCGCCGGGGGGTGGCGCGACGCAGCCCATGTGCAGTGGGACTTCCGTGAAGGTCTCGCCATGCTGTTGGCCGGCCGCCCGGGGCTCACGCAGGAGGACTGCAACCTCGACGTGCTGCGTACACGCCGCCACAAGTACGTCCACGTCGCCGACGGCACGTCGGTGCTGTACGACCTCGACACCGATCCCGACCAGCTCAACGACGTGTCCGCGGACCCGGCGTACGCGCCCGTCCTGGCCGACCTGCGAGGCCAGTTGCTCGAGTGGCACATGCGCCACGCCGAACGAACCCTCACCGGCGAGGCCATCACCCCCATGGGCGTCGTCACCCGCCGAGAACCCCGCCGCTGA
- a CDS encoding alpha/beta hydrolase family protein — protein sequence MTASPRHLGDAMRRAPLSLVSLLTAVLLATVLAAPAGADASVAAAAPPATNTGWTAAPQLGPDDLTLTNTQHLSDRLTQLTFTTPALSSATRVRVLVPKGYDTSGTTRYPVLYLLHGGGGSYLDWTDKGAAAAITADYPVIVVMPDTGPGNGYMNWYNNGAFGPPMWETYHIDQLLPWIDGHYRTIATRAERAIAGLSMGGGGAVGYAARHPDLFSSTAGFSGAVDTNVPLVWPLADQPDANGHINYGMGLRLTDEIRWRDHNPWDIAENLRGTSITLKSGNGLPGGPDGGLGDPIEAGVHMMNVNLDHKLTALGIAHVWDDYGPGGHNWYYWQRDLRQLLPPLMELFANPTPAPSAYTYRTADPTYSLWGWNVHVARTHLEFSELRDANRDGFTLTGSGRGEVTTAGYYQPGQRLTVTTIDRTGTHRTTAQADAQGRLHTSVDLGPANPYQEYSAQGRLWVLLQTAGGLPGTVFSNPQWPSQTATVRITPVAP from the coding sequence ATGACCGCCTCACCGCGCCACCTGGGGGACGCCATGCGCCGTGCGCCACTGAGCCTCGTCAGCCTGCTCACCGCCGTGCTGCTCGCCACAGTGCTCGCCGCGCCCGCGGGTGCCGACGCGAGCGTCGCCGCCGCCGCGCCGCCCGCCACCAACACCGGCTGGACTGCGGCCCCACAGCTCGGGCCCGACGACCTCACCCTCACCAACACCCAACACCTCAGCGACCGCCTCACCCAGCTCACCTTCACCACACCCGCGCTGTCGAGCGCCACCCGCGTGCGGGTGCTGGTGCCCAAGGGCTACGACACGTCCGGCACCACGCGGTACCCCGTGCTGTACCTCCTGCACGGCGGCGGCGGGTCGTACCTCGACTGGACCGACAAGGGCGCCGCCGCAGCCATCACGGCCGACTACCCCGTGATCGTGGTGATGCCCGACACCGGGCCCGGCAACGGCTACATGAACTGGTACAACAACGGCGCGTTCGGGCCCCCGATGTGGGAGACCTACCACATCGACCAACTGCTCCCCTGGATCGACGGGCACTACCGCACCATCGCCACCCGCGCCGAGCGGGCGATCGCCGGCCTCTCGATGGGCGGCGGCGGCGCCGTGGGCTACGCAGCCCGCCACCCCGACCTGTTCAGCTCCACCGCCGGCTTCTCCGGCGCCGTCGACACCAACGTGCCGCTCGTGTGGCCCCTCGCCGACCAACCCGACGCCAACGGCCACATCAACTACGGCATGGGCCTGCGCCTCACCGACGAGATCCGCTGGCGCGACCACAACCCGTGGGACATCGCCGAGAACCTGCGCGGCACCTCGATCACGTTGAAATCGGGCAACGGGCTGCCCGGCGGCCCCGACGGTGGCCTCGGCGACCCGATCGAGGCCGGCGTGCACATGATGAACGTGAACCTCGACCACAAGCTCACCGCGCTCGGCATCGCACACGTGTGGGACGACTACGGGCCCGGCGGCCACAACTGGTACTACTGGCAGCGCGACCTCCGCCAGCTGCTCCCGCCGCTGATGGAGCTCTTCGCCAACCCGACCCCCGCGCCCAGCGCGTACACGTACCGCACCGCGGATCCCACCTACTCGCTGTGGGGATGGAACGTGCACGTGGCCCGCACCCACCTCGAGTTCAGCGAGCTGCGCGACGCCAACCGCGACGGCTTCACCCTCACCGGCAGCGGCCGAGGCGAGGTGACCACGGCCGGCTACTACCAGCCCGGCCAGCGGCTCACCGTGACCACGATCGACCGCACCGGCACCCACCGCACCACCGCGCAGGCCGACGCGCAGGGCCGTCTCCACACCAGCGTCGATCTCGGCCCCGCGAACCCGTACCAGGAGTACTCGGCGCAAGGCCGCCTGTGGGTGCTGCTGCAGACCGCCGGAGGCCTCCCCGGCACCGTGTTCAGCAACCCCCAGTGGCCCTCGCAGACCGCCACCGTGCGCATCACCCCGGTGGCACCCTGA
- a CDS encoding TetR/AcrR family transcriptional regulator, with translation MADRQPASRASVRREQIVDAAIDLFGQRGFRGTSVAAVAQHVGVTDAGVLYHFRTKDDLLVAVVERLSHAHWDAMQAGLSAGGLGSIRALGAWGAWMEANREYQALMVVLSAEHLNDDSVVNRYFTKRYGALLSGITEAFRRAVADGDLRAGTDPQLEASQFVALLDGIRLQWFLLGEAVSMAEAVERYIDATITRLTDPEA, from the coding sequence ATGGCTGACCGACAACCCGCGTCGCGCGCCTCGGTGCGGCGCGAGCAGATCGTCGACGCGGCGATCGACTTGTTCGGCCAGCGGGGCTTCCGGGGCACGAGCGTGGCGGCCGTCGCCCAGCACGTGGGCGTCACCGACGCCGGGGTGCTGTACCACTTCCGTACCAAAGACGACCTGCTCGTGGCGGTGGTCGAACGCCTCTCCCACGCCCACTGGGACGCCATGCAGGCCGGCCTGTCCGCGGGTGGGCTCGGCTCGATCCGGGCGCTCGGCGCCTGGGGTGCGTGGATGGAGGCCAACCGCGAGTACCAGGCGCTGATGGTGGTGCTGTCGGCCGAGCACCTGAACGACGACTCGGTGGTGAACCGCTACTTCACCAAGCGCTACGGCGCCCTGCTCAGCGGCATCACCGAGGCGTTCCGGCGTGCGGTCGCCGACGGTGACCTGCGCGCCGGGACCGACCCGCAACTCGAGGCGTCGCAGTTCGTGGCGCTGCTCGACGGCATACGCCTGCAGTGGTTCCTGCTCGGTGAGGCCGTGTCGATGGCCGAAGCCGTGGAGCGCTACATCGATGCAACCATCACCCGACTCACCGACCCGGAGGCTTGA